The genomic stretch AGAGCATATACTACAAAAGTTTTTTTTGGATACTCCACATTTCCGCATACTGAAAAATTATGGGGAGCAGAAACCTTTCTAGAGCATTTGGTTTGGGGAATCAGCTTATTTTAGATGGTGTGATCCAGGTTATTTCTCAAATTTAGTAGAATAACTATATTTCTCATGAGCTCTTTTACTGTGGTTGGGGGTACCTCTTGGTACctcttggttcctaatcaaattATTAACTCTAATTAATTTAAAGAGTGGAAGGTTACTATAGTAATTACGCACCCCTCCCACACAACCCCTCCCCGCAAGGCCGCCCAGCACAATCGCAAAAAAAGGCCGCAACCCACCGCTGCCATCTCGCCCTCGCCGTCTCGCCCTCGCCATCTCGCGCCGCTACCACCGCCGGTCGGCCTGCGCCATCACGTAATGCCCAAACGCACACATGGAAGGACACAACTCGCCGTGACCTCGCCCTCGCCATCgcacacgccgccgccgcctcgccctCGCGCGGCCCCGCCGGTGGCCTGACCTCACCTGCGCTCAACGCTAAGGGCCCGTCGCTCCTACAGGCTTGCCCCCACCCGCGGCATTGTGGCAGCTGCCGAGGAGTGCTTGGCCCTCGTCGGTCACTCCGTGCCCTCCGTCGACAGCCGCTCGCCACCGTCCCCGCCGTGGACATCGCTCACGCGGTCGCCTCCGCGTATCCCTTCTGGAGTTTAGCGTCCGCCCCCGTCTCCGTGGAGAACTCTCTGAACTCAGAAGGCCAAGGTTTCCCTCCTCTGCACTTGTTCTGCGTTTGATTTAGAGGAAAACAAGTGATTTTGATTTGCTTTTTTGTTAGATCCGTATATATAACAGAGAACAATTCAACAACCAGATGTGTGttaaatttctttttttttttctagacgagtatggtttcacaaacacaaaaCCAAGAGAGAAAGGTCATGATTATGCATTAAGAAAGGAACCATTGCTCGTGGTAGCAAGAGAGGCACAAATGTGAACCATACCTTTAGCTTTCCAGAAGCATACAGGTTAAACAGTTTTTCAAGATGATCTTTCCACAGGTGCGCATATTGAATCAGAAAAAATCCAGCCTGAAATTAGAAAGATAAGATCTCACAGTTTTAGGCTACATTTATCCCTGCAGTGGCTTTACAAGCACTTCTTTTTCTAGATCTGGTTGTGGTAGTCAGCAAGAGGCATAAGAATTTGCATTATACCAGATTCAGTGTGTGATAACTATGATCTGTGTAAAAGCTTCCACTACAATGTACAGTATCCTGATAAATTATTTAGGCTACCTTCGAACACTAGCTCAGGTAACTGTAAGCATGATCTCAACAAATCAATAATCTTTCCTAGGAACAGATGGCATAAGCCCAAAGCATATTTATTAACTGCACCAGATGAAAATTGAACAATTTATAAAGCACTTGTAGTGTAGTCCCTAACAAGTAACAACTTTGTGCAGATCTGCCCCTCAACTCCTTAGTACTTTTAATATGTGAAAAATTTTCTTTGGTGAAGCACATAATAATTTTGACTTATTCTGTATTACCCACTGGAGTCACCACTCAGAGCATATAATAAATCGATGAATGCAAGGTACAGAGCCTGCCAAAATTCAAAAGTATACCTGAGAGATCATACCAATTACAATGATACGTCCATAGACTGCTAGAGCATTCAGACACACATCAAATGTTTCCCCGCCTACTGTTTCGTATATGACATCGACCCCTCTTGGAAACTCTTTATTCAGAACCTGGAATCGAACATTAGAACTATCCTTATTGAGCAGTACTCTGGCTGACTATATTCTATATGGATTTGAGTATAAATGTTATCGAGCTTAAATATTAGAAATATAAACAACAAACTCTGCATTATAAACAGGTGGCAAATAAATATGAAAGGCTGTTAACACATTAGGTAGCCTATTTATGCCCTGACATATGAATGTACAACTTCATATGTGCAGTTTTATAAAGAATTGATATTATTCTTGAAgctgatatatttttatattttctaataaaATACAAGGGCAGTCCTTAAATATGTACTTATTCTACAACATTAGTCCATATGCTTGATAGGAGACATGTCTTTCTTcaattagtctaattaattagTTATGTGGAATTTAATTTGTTCTGTGGTAATATTGTTGATGGATATAGGAGGAAATGCCGGATCTTGAGTCATTGCTAGAGTACAATGAAATTGTTAGGAAGATGTTTGCTAATGAAGAAGAAGGATTTCAGTTCTATAACAACTACGGTTCAGAGAAAGGTTTTAGTGTGAGGAGAAGCTATTGTGAGTGGGACAATGGCCATAATGAGATGACCCTTCGGAAGTTCGTTTGCAGTCGTCAAGGTTTCCGTGAAGAGAAGCAGCTGAAGAGGGCGATTAAGAAGCGGAAGCCGCGGAATATTACCCGTGTTGGGTGTCTTGCTAAATTTGTGATTGCACGAGATCAGATCACAGGGCAGTGGTATGTGATTGCACGAGATCAGATCACCAGCCCTTATAGGCCTTTTTAGAGCTATGTGCTGTCTATTTAGTAGGCTAAATTTAATCTTTAGTTTGTCTATATTGCTACAACAACGATGTGTGTTAACACCTAAACGAGTGAAATTAGTAGCAAGTAAAGAGTTCAAACTTACATTGCGTTTGGTTGTCTGATAATTTTGATCTCCAGCAGTTGTGTGATAAAATAACATGCTACTTTCGATACCTTGAAGCTTCCCAAATCTAATGGACCTGTGGACATGAAACAATTTGGATGTCACCTATAACAGATCAAGCAGATTTTCGATGAATTGTAGTGATATTATTAAGGAAACAATCACTGAGACATTAACCAAACATGCACAATTACAGAAGAAACACATGAGCAAAATTACCAGTGGATTTATTTCCCTATGCACACTGATTAATAACAATCGAAGATTATGAAGTACCCTGTCAGCAGAAGAACATGAACATACCCTTTGGCCGTTCCGACGGCGATATTCATCCGTGTCTCCCACGTCAAGGGGCTGACAGGCCCGACGTCGCCTTGCAGCCACTGCTCCAAGTTGCCGTTTTCGACAAACTCGTAAAGGAGCATCCTGTGAAAGCAAATTTATGGCATTGCCAGTGAGTATCGATCAATCAGACTATCAGCAAACATGGCCGACAGTTATTCAGGTGAATTCACAAGTGTGGGTGCTCACCGTTTAGGGCCTTCCGCACAGTACCCGATGAGACCGACAAGGTGCTTGTGCCTCACTTTGCCGATGGCTTCTACCTCCACCTTGAATTCCTTCTCGGCCTGACCCCCAAAAACAAATCATCATCTCAATCAACAAGCATGCCGACTAGTAAAGCTATCGTCATCAGAACATAAACTTCTATCCACTGTCCATTTTATCTCTCCAGATTACCCTAAATGTCGTAGCATGGTATGGTTGAGGTAAGAAACAGCAATAACTGTTGCTTCTATGGCAATCTATCAGGAACCCACGTGCATGCATTTGATTCCCTTCCCTTGAAAGCTAATGCTTCTTCAATGTTCATTGCCCTGACTATTTTAGTTTGATATATATATGCCTACGAAGttgaattgaaaggaaaagatgGTCGTCGCTTTGCCTTTCCCCTGCTTTATCTTTTCTGAACATAGTTGTACCATGAACTAGGCCGGTTAATTTAATTTACACACATCGATTTAGGAATTAGTTAGATGCTCAAGTAATGAGGAATTTTTTAATCTCAAAGGGGACGCCTGAGTTCCATGCTTTAACCATATAATCTTCTGCTTCTGGGATAGAAAAGAAAGATACCAGCAGTACAATGGAAAAGGGACAGTGAAGAACAGGACACTCACTTCTGATCAAACAAGTCCTTGACCGCGACGACCTCGCCGTGATGATCCTCCTACTAATCATCCTTGTTGCTACCATCACAGCCGCCGTGGAAGCCGCTCCTTCGCCACCAGTGCCTCAGCAATCGTCCCCAGAAGCTGACAAGAAGATCAACGAGGTGAATCTGACACTGAAGAAGGTCTTCGACGATGTCATCGCCACCGCCCCGCCGGCCAAGAAGCAGGAAGCCATAGACGCGACCACCAAGCAGCTCCAAGTCGCCGAGCGCGCCCTCGCCAAGGCCAAGGCAGGAGGCGACGAGAAGGTCGCGAAGCTCGCCATGTCCTACGAGCTAAGCGCCAGGATCGTCACGGAGACACTGACGGCTATGAAGCTGGAGCGCGGATGGGCAAGGATGCCGTGGTACACCGTGCCATAGCCTCCCTCCCCAACCACGTTCTCGTGGCAGAACCGGCCCGTGGCGACCTCCACCTCCGTGAGGTCGTACCACCTCCCCCACCCCATCTCCATCTCGACTCCCGCCGCGGGTgcccccccgccgccgccgacggccCTGAGCGCCGGATCCGCCTTCCTCTTCACCGGCGACTCGAGCGAGCTCGCGGCCGCGGAGGAGCTGGCCACGCCAGTGGAGGTGGCGGTGGCACCCGCCCCGCCGGCGCCCTGGTCCGCGCCGACGACCTTCTCCTTGCGCGCGGACGACGCCGCGCGGGAGGAGCCGGAGGCGGAGGCTGAGGACGGCGCGTGCTCGACGCGCGACAGCGAGGGCGGCCTGGCGCCCCGCCTGCGCGCGAAGAAGAGGGCAGCGGCCACCGCGGAGAGGACGAGCAGGGCGACgagtgcggcggcggcgcccaccGCGACGAGAACCGGCATGCCGAAGAGGGTGGTCTTGGAGTTGGAGCCGCCGTCGGCCGGGGCTGCGCCCGCCCCGCCAGCGCTTCCTCTGACCTCATCCTCCTGCTTCCTTCATGGCCGACGCGGCAGCAGCCAAACGAAGGCGAGGTCGGCGGTGGCGGTACAGCTGGCCCGGCTCTGGTGGATCTATGCGGGACCGGATCTCGCCTCCTCCGCCTCAGACAGCCACGCCCGTGAACGCACCTTGCTGCCCGCACTCTTCGGCAGCGGGGACTGCAGAGGATGGATCCCGCGCCCTGGATGCCGCAGCCCTGCCCTTGCGCTTGCCCTTGCCCTCGCAGCCGGCGCCGCCGCAGTGAGTGAGAATGGAGAAGAGAGACGAGAGAGTGGCCAGATCGAAGAGGTAGAGAAAACATGTGATAATATATtacttcaattcaatcaatcattTCTATACTAGTTAGATATTATTTTTCTAATATATATTTACCATTCTACCCTTAATTACATAAATAAATCTCAAAAATAGAATTATCCTAGTGGGTTTCTTCCACCAATTTTAGTATGCACTTAGTGCATATGACCCCACCATTTAGTATGCACTTGGTGCCTCTTCCATTggttcctcttggttcctttGCCTTTTTAGCCGTCGGATCGGCTCTCGTGGACCGTCTATTTTTCGACAACCATTGTAAAACTGATCTCCAGTGCAATCGGCCAATTGTGTAATTCGCCAAACCAAATGCTCTAGAAATGACCTCGTGGTGTGATCCACTCCTTTGGCCGTTTACATGGAGATCTCGAGCAGCGAATGGCAAAACCGCCGCTGCGCATGCGCCGCCGTGGAGCTCCGAGTGCATACACTGGCACACTGCGACCGGGCCTGAGGCCTTGGTTAGtttgtgaaaattttttggagtattttgtttatatttaataattattgtttaactatAGACTATTtagatttaaaaattttattttataaattatagataaattgtataattagttatttttatctatattttatttatacatgtgtcttaagtgtgatggagaatcttaaaaaaatttagaactaaacagtgcctaagagcatctccaacatttATGCGATTGgaatttgccatttgttggagtttgcTAAGTCCAAGTGTTTGTCATCTCCAACGTTTTGCCAAAGAAAAAATAAGTTCATCTCCAAGTATTTGTcatttttgacttggcatttccCAAAATAGTGGACCCAACTATTTTTGTCTGGAAATCTTTCATCTTCGCAGAAAATTCTCTCACGCGGGTGCTTTCTTTTTCGCGCGCAATTCCTTCGCCCGTCGCGCGCAATTCCTTCGCCAGTCGCCGCCAATTCTCTCGCGCGTCGCGCGGCCGTGTTCATCCCGCAAGTCCACGTCGCCACTTGGTCCAAGTCGTCGAGATCCGATCGAGGCAACAGTCCCAGGGTGCACCGCGGCATCCAGGTCCCAAGGCTTTCGCAAGGAGGGCTTCGAGGTCGCCAAAAGAGGTCGCTGATTGATCCAGGCCTCGCGTCGCTGTAAGAAAAGGAGACGGCGATGGATCTCCTTCGTCGCCGCGCGAAGAAAGGAGGCGGCGCGCGGGGAAAGAAAAGAGTCGCGCGCGGGGAGGAGTCGTCTCGCGGCAAACTACCGCGACGTGGGGAGTACGGGCACGACAAGGAGTCCAAGATTCTCGGGATATCAAAATTGCCAAgccattgtgcctatgcaaaaatgtcaagtttggtccatcgaatgccaagtttgccaaaatgcataagtcaaatgcaaaactgttggagagtaaTTTTTAAGGTTTTGGCAAATTTCAAGAATGCAaagtccaattgcataactgttggagatgctctaatcaaTACCAAGAAAGCCCCACTCCATCAATAGGCGGGTAAGGGTACCCGCCCCCCATCATGGCGGGGTACGTCCAGGGCCACTTAAACGGCCAGGGTCTTCTTTTCTCTGTCTTTGCTTCATTCCATACTCCGTCCTATCCCCGCGCTTGTCGCCGTCCTCCAACTCCGCCACACGGTAGTCCCAGAACTTCGCTGCCGACTGTCCTCCCCCCCCCATCGCCCCTCCCCAGCGGCGGCCACCCATGTGGAAAGGTAAATTTTCTTATCTCCTTTCTGTTTCTATAGTTTAGTCATGTTAGTTTGGTTAGTTATATTATGTTTGGTTAAATTAGTTAGTAAACTTATATTAGTTTTAATCGTATTGATATTGTGGATTATTTTTGAATTGCAAGAACTATAAGTGATATGTGATTTGTGTTGAAACTTTTTTGCGTTTTTAGATGGAGGACTTGTATCGTGagtcgatttggtggaaaaacGGTCGTCCTAGAGAAATGTACCCCGACATGTCTTGCAAGGATGCCCCCGTGCCTCCCGAGGGACCTTTCCCTAACTGTGACTGTGGTCATCCAGCGCACATGGGCCAATCGAGACATCCAGATACTCCAAGGGAAGGGCACCGTGCAGGGTGGCCTCTAAGCCGTGGAAGGGCGCGGGCCGCGCGGCCTCCAAGACCGCTGAGGGAGGGGGTGCTGCCCCCCTGCAGAAGGCGGCCACAGCCGCCCCGGCCACGCACGAGCGCCAGCACACGCTCGGGGCAGGGGGCGAGGGCGGGGCGGGGGCGGGGATGCGGGCGCGACGCGGCGAGAGCAGGAAGCAATAGGAAGAGAAGGGAAGGGGCAGCCGTTTTGGTGGGCCGGGTACACCCCACCATGATGCGCGGCGGGGCACTCTAACCCGCCATGATTGGTGGCCGGATTTCTTTGCCACGTGTGTAGGTGCACTCcaccgccatgcatggcggggtgtAGTTCATTTGTCCTGCCATACATGGTGGCAGGGCTAAATGGTCTAGTtttgaaaaatatttagaaTTTCGGGTTAGATTTAAAATATGTTTcaaatttgagctaaaaaaattCGCTGCAGGTGACTGGAGCTGTGGGCCTGAACCATACGCTGGTTTGGTTTCATTTTGCATGCGGATTGGTTTGGTTTAGTCTAGAGGTGAAATGGCAGAGGTGGTTTGGAAATTGGAATAGTCTGATCCTGATAGGAAGAATGGCGTGGCTTGAGTTTGGTTTGGATTTTGAGACCATTACCATCAGGCGGTCGTTCGCCAGGAGAATGAAAATTCTCCTTTttctctaggccttgtttagttccaaaattttttacaaaataggaatagtaccactttcgtttgtatttgacaaatattatctaattatgtactaactagactcaaaagattcgtctcgtcaattccgaccaaactgtgcaattagtttttattttcatctatatttaatacttcatgcatgcgtctaaagatttgatgtgatggggaatctgaagaattttgcaaatttttttaactaaacaaggccttgtgttCTGTTCTGCCTCAGCTGCCCTGTACGTACGATTGTACAAAAGCAGAACTGAACTCTGGACTGTTTGCACGGCTAGCTCTTCAGAAATCAGAAGTCCATgctaacaaggccttgtttaggtcttgtttagttcgcaaaagttttggtttttggctactgtagtatttttgtttttatttgacaaacattatctaatcatggagtaactatgctcaaaagattcatctcataaattacaagtaaactgtgcaattagtttttattttcgtctatatttaatgctctatgcatgcgaccaaatattcgatgtgacgggaaatcttaaatttttttgcaaactaaacaaggccagttcaccccaaaaaccaaaaagttttcaagattttccgtcacatctaatctttcggcacatgcatgaagcattaaatataaacaaaaataaaaattaattgcacagtttacatgtaaatcacaagatgaatcttttgatcctagttagtccataattagacaatatttaccataaacaaacgaaattgctacagtagcgaaatccaaaaactatTCACACCTAAACAGCCCAAATCACAAAttcaaatccaaaatcttttcgcaccTATAAACACCCAAATCACAGATTCTCGTGTGCATGGacagtagggatgaaaacggtacggatatttttcgaccgtattcgagaccgaattcgtttagagaggtttagatctgtccgtatccgagtccgaatatttaacatccgataccgtatccgtatccgaatatttaaatcgtatatttatgatgtcgacatcaaattgtatcttatccgacatggttgacattatccgtattcgaatccgaatccgaccacaaatatgaaaacaaatatgatatcggtgatatccgtccgtatccgatccgttttagAGTTTTCATCCCTAATGGACAGTGATGGGGGCAAACGAACGGTGGTACCGTCGGCCAGACACGGAAAGCAACGCCGCCGAAAGGCAGGGGACGTGAGACCATCAGGTCATGCGGCTGCAGCATTGCAGAACGTACATGCGGTGTTAAAGCCAACAATTATCTACCTAGGAGTGGTATAGTCTGCCAACCAACAAAATGTGTGATGactgatgaaaacggtacggatatttttcgACCGTATTTGAGactgaattcgtttagaggggtttagatctgtccgtattcgagtccgaatattcaacatccgataccgtatccgtatccgaatacttaaatcgtatatttgtgatgtcgacatccaattatatcttatccgacatggttgatattatccgtattcgaatccgaatccgacaaaaaatatgaaaacaaatatgatatcagtgatatccgtccgtatccgatccgttttcatcccctaGTGATGAGTGTGTATATCTATCGCCATAATAATGGCATGTTTGGTTCATTCCTAAAGTTTACTAACCTAAATCTAGTCTCATTTAATCACTTTTCACTCAAATGCTATAACTAGTCACCAAATTGTTGCTAGATGGGACTAAACCTCATCTTTTACTCACTTTTCACCTAAACACCCTGACTAAAATGGACTAAAATAAGACCTCTTTTAATCTCTTTTAGTCACCCAAACTAAATACggggtgactaaagtttagttccAGTTTTAGGTGAGTAAGATTATGTTTGAATCCATCTGTCAAACTTTTAGTCCTGCTAGAGTGTTTAGATTCATGATAAAAGTTTAGTCATTCATTCTACAATAACCGATTTACCCTCATTTAATTAAGCCCACACGGGTGGGGGGTATCTGGCATCTAAGTGCGCCCCCAAGACATTTTAGTCTAGTTTTGCACTTCTTGAGGAACAAATAAGCAAAACTTTAATCCACCTCATTTGCTTACTTTTGCCCACGTGTTTGGATCTCCATGGTAAAAAAATATATGCTAAAAATGTAAGACTAAAGTTTTGCCGTGAGATCCTATCAAGTCTAAGCTTGTAGGTAAGTGCTCCTCGTGTTTATGTCACGTAGATAAACATTGCAGTACAACTCTACTCCACTGGACCGGACATTACTTGGCACCCCACACACTACACCTCACCTGACGATAAGCCATGGCACCCCACACACTACAACACTAAAggctttgtttgtgacaaatcttgtatattaggctcaaaagattcatctcgtgatttacaaacaaactgtgtaattagtttttatttttaactatatttaatacttcatacatgtgatataagattcgatgtgacgaggaatcttaatttttttttgtttttgggtaaaCTACCGTGCTGTGCTGCTGTACCACCCATGAGAGGCAACAGTGTGCACGTCAAGCCCACAGGTCGCCACTGCTGGATCAGATAGACTGGACCAGACATTAACGGACAGGATTGGACCAAACTGAAAAGGAAATTACTCCGTACCAGTGTGGCTTTAAATGGAAACAAATCAGACGGTGGGGTCATTTGTAAACAtggccttgtttggttccaaaaaaattttgcaatatGGACAttctagtactttc from Sorghum bicolor cultivar BTx623 chromosome 3, Sorghum_bicolor_NCBIv3, whole genome shotgun sequence encodes the following:
- the LOC8063080 gene encoding uncharacterized protein LOC8063080 isoform X2; amino-acid sequence: MLLYEFVENGNLEQWLQGDVGPVSPLTWETRMNIAVGTAKGSIRFGKLQGIESSMLFYHTTAGDQNYQTTKRNVLNKEFPRGVDVIYETVGGETFDVCLNALAVYGRIIVIGMISQAGFFLIQYAHLWKDHLEKLFNLYASGKLKNKCRGGKPWPSEFREFSTETGADAKLQKGYAEATA
- the LOC8063080 gene encoding prostaglandin reductase-3 isoform X3; this encodes MLLYEFVENGNLEQWLQGDVGPVSPLTWETRMNIAVGTAKGSIRFGKLQGIESSMLFYHTTAGDQNYQTTKRNVLNKEFPRGVDVIYETVGGETFDVCLNALAVYGRIIVIGMISQAGFFLIQYAHLWKDHLEKLFNLYASGKLKVCWAPLRRIHTPKRTY
- the LOC8063080 gene encoding uncharacterized protein LOC8063080 isoform X1, coding for MLLYEFVENGNLEQWLQGDVGPVSPLTWETRMNIAVGTAKGSIRFGKLQGIESSMLFYHTTAGDQNYQTTKRNVLNKEFPRGVDVIYETVGGETFDVCLNALAVYGRIIVIGMISQAGFFLIQYAHLWKDHLEKLFNLYASGKLKLNVESLHHLTKEGIRRHPQTTGEEVHENDCVLRFERRYRLASRGNHRTTLFKESSINHICNILRRDDGLPKLESNSSHGVKFLRTN
- the LOC8063080 gene encoding prostaglandin reductase-3 isoform X4, encoding MLLYEFVENGNLEQWLQGDVGPVSPLTWETRMNIAVGTAKGSIRFGKLQGIESSMLFYHTTAGDQNYQTTKRNVLNKEFPRGVDVIYETVGGETFDVCLNALAVYGRIIVIGMISQAGFFLIQYAHLWKDHLEKLFNLYASGKLKRCLDFF
- the LOC8063080 gene encoding prostaglandin reductase-3 isoform X5, with protein sequence MLLYEFVENGNLEQWLQGDVGPVSPLTWETRMNIAVGTAKGSIRFGKLQGIESSMLFYHTTAGDQNYQTTKRNVLNKEFPRGVDVIYETVGGETFDVCLNALAVYGRIIVIGMISQAGFFLIQYAHLWKDHLEKLFNLYASGKLKNERGN